In the Mytilus galloprovincialis chromosome 10, xbMytGall1.hap1.1, whole genome shotgun sequence genome, one interval contains:
- the LOC143047580 gene encoding uncharacterized protein LOC143047580 — MLKREESLTKIYLLATCDKCLKQKCARWKCVTCKQAFCENCKKGHVRKSIFKSHSFVNLFGSKGGTAEAVVDILCSCEAKGRISLYCTICSELVCLDCVTSNHNGHTFEKLETVNEQQRNKIQSITSEIEGIQIPAVNHLQERIQTWKSEHTITTKRLKDEVIRRNGEIKEQIDGWTKSLLMELDEFSKTEQRKVFDFQPRILKRNKRLIQERERLRLLAQSNDTHLLLQGVNASVRDWEPFEYPELNDIQYLPGPDILSNFPSPLGSLMLTQRESENESTPMSVSSGDQSLDKTVDQVFNFLVDEDESHGNSNGFSVDLSRITSVSIVSPDIIWIGDIRMKRLELVRIANDKSIHKLTQVNVNFLDFSIQKESECLWVSCVDDKSLSVFTRRGKRRAVNCFQSLLPTCVCITAADTVLLGLSEKRNLWVDKNSVRKIVEIEPPNTVLLEIERDQNGKLLFTFPLRCSVNTRTGGIIAIDSTGQTTGRLIMCDPRGHLKHIYTGETFHNFRKPFDPTGVTSVSTGNVVACDHSNETFHVLDSDGILLKIYRADELDVEVPYSVACDGNGNFIIGNWPKTEDQEAKIFLLEESVFSASEICI, encoded by the coding sequence ATGTTAAAGCGAGAGGAGAGTTTGACAAAGATATATCTTTTAGCCACATGCGACAAATGTCTGAAACAAAAATGTGCGCGTTGGAAATGTGTAACCTGCAAACAAgcattttgtgaaaattgcaagaAAGGCCATGTTCGAAAATCAATCTTTAAATCCCACAGTTTTGTGAACCTCTTTGGATCAAAAGGCGGCACCGCAGAAGCTGTTGTGGACATTTTATGTTCTTGTGAAGCAAAAGGCAGAATTTCTCTATACTGTACAATTTGCAGTGAGCTTGTTTGTCTAGATTGCGTCACCTCAAATCATAACGGACATACATTTGAAAAACTTGAAACTGTAAACGAGCAACAGAGAAACAAAATTCAGTCCATTACATCAGAAATTGAGGGGATCCAGATACCAGCTGTGAATCATTTACAGGAGCGAATACAGACATGGAAATCAGAGCATACAATCACAACAAAACGTCTTAAAGATGAGGTTATCCGTAGAAATGGGGAGATTAAGGAGCAAATTGATGGATGGACGAAGTCTTTATTGATGGAATTAGACGAATTTTCTAAAACTGAACAGAGGAAAGTTTTCGATTTCCAACCACGTATTCTGAAGCGCAATAAACGTCTAATCCAGGAAAGGGAGCGTCTTAGGTTGCTAGCTCAGTCGAACGACACCCATTTGTTATTACAAGGTGTCAACGCAAGTGTTCGAGATTGGGAACCGTTTGAATACCCAGAACTGAATGATATTCAGTATCTTCCAGGCCCTGACATTTTATCTAATTTCCCTTCACCGCTTGGATCGTTAATGCTCACCCAAAGAGAATCCGAAAATGAATCCACACCAATGTCTGTTAGTTCTGGAGACCAATCTTTGGACAAAACTGTGGACCaagttttcaactttttggtAGATGAAGATGAATCTCACGGGAATTCGAATGGATTCTCTGTCGATTTGAGTCGAATTACGTCTGTGAGTATCGTTAGCCCCGATATAATTTGGATTGGAGACATAAGAATGAAACGTTTGGAACTTGTAAGAATTGCCAACGACAAATCGATCCACAAACTAACCCAGGTAAACGTAAACTTCCTGGACTTTTCTATACAAAAGGAGAGTGAATGTCTTTGGGTATCTTGTGTTGATGATAAAAGTCTGTCTGTATTCACCCGTCGTGGAAAAAGAAGAGCAGTAAACTGTTTCCAATCTCTTTTACCAACATGCGTTTGCATTACAGCTGCTGATACAGTTCTCTTAGGACTTTCAGAGAAAAGAAACTTGTGGGTAGATAAAAACAGTGTTAGAAAAATTGTCGAAATCGAACCACCTAATACGGTTTTGCTAGAAATAGAACGTGATCAGAATGGAAAACTTCTTTTTACATTTCCACTTAGATGTTCAGTGAACACTAGAACAGGTGGCATAATTGCGATTGATTCCACAGGACAGACAACCGGACGACTGATCATGTGTGATCCAAGGGGACATCTCAAACACATCTACACTGGAGAGACATTTCACAACTTTAGAAAACCTTTTGATCCAACGGGAGTCACTTCCGTTTCTACCGGAAACGTTGTTGCCTGTGACCATAGTAACGAGACTTTCCACGTTCTGGACAGTGATGGTATTCTCTTGAAGATATATCGAGCTGACGAACTTGACGTTGAAGTGCCATACAGTGTTGCATGTGACGGAAATGGGAACTTTATCATAGGAAACTGGCCCAAAACTGAAGATCAGGAAGCGAAAATATTTCTATTAGAAGAATCTGTCTTTTCGGCATCAGAAATTTGTATTTGA